A genome region from Tolypothrix sp. PCC 7712 includes the following:
- a CDS encoding Panacea domain-containing protein produces the protein MLSCFQVADYFIWLANETGAFISNLKLQKLVYYAQAWHLALHETPLFPEDFQAWVHGPVIPSLYQKYKN, from the coding sequence GTGCTGTCATGTTTTCAAGTAGCAGATTATTTTATCTGGTTAGCAAATGAAACAGGCGCTTTCATTAGTAATCTGAAGCTGCAAAAGCTTGTTTACTATGCTCAAGCTTGGCATCTTGCACTCCATGAAACTCCTCTATTCCCAGAAGATTTTCAAGCATGGGTACATGGCCCTGTGATTCCTTCTTTGTACCAAAAGTATAAGAATTAG
- a CDS encoding L-threonylcarbamoyladenylate synthase, whose protein sequence is MAKIFTVHPDNPQIRRIEEIKSALSSGAVMLYPTDTVYAIGCDLNAKSAVERVRQIKQLANDKPLTFLCPSLSNVATYAFVSDTGYRIMKRLIPGPYTFLLPATKLVPRLAQNPKRKTTGIRVPDHTVCLALLTALGNPIISTSAHLPPDEDEEDDEIFEASANSNMSQVELFDRLDSLVDIIVDTGEEPTYEVSTILDLTGDQPMITRQGLGWEAAAAWV, encoded by the coding sequence ATGGCAAAAATTTTCACAGTCCATCCTGATAATCCTCAAATCCGCCGAATAGAGGAAATAAAATCGGCACTCTCTAGCGGCGCAGTAATGCTCTACCCTACTGATACAGTCTATGCAATTGGTTGTGATTTAAATGCTAAATCGGCGGTGGAACGAGTACGGCAAATTAAGCAGCTAGCGAATGATAAACCACTGACATTTTTATGTCCTTCGCTGTCAAATGTGGCAACTTATGCATTCGTAAGTGATACAGGCTATCGAATTATGAAGCGCCTGATTCCAGGGCCCTACACATTTTTGTTACCTGCAACAAAGTTAGTACCACGTCTAGCGCAAAATCCCAAGCGCAAAACTACTGGCATACGAGTACCAGACCATACTGTATGTTTAGCATTACTGACAGCACTGGGCAATCCCATTATTTCTACTTCCGCTCATTTGCCGCCAGATGAGGATGAGGAAGATGATGAGATATTTGAAGCTAGCGCCAACTCTAATATGTCTCAGGTAGAACTGTTTGACCGTTTGGATAGCTTGGTAGATATTATTGTTGACACTGGCGAAGAACCCACATATGAAGTGTCAACAATATTAGATCTAACTGGAGATCAGCCAATGATTACACGACAAGGTTTAGGTTGGGAAGCAGCAGCAGCATGGGTTTAG
- a CDS encoding DUF6658 family protein, whose amino-acid sequence MNRLTALWKKLRLRQILTVCVASLFLIVSTACTGANAQGANPQNPAVQAGGANNPYKNGGDKYTNYRMSTDPKVTNSSSRNERDQASLEPISGLLIATNQESKILYPGAETPTGRVLKEGELPLITEKNFQQPEAGGLIQREPNVGTRIKDRIDTVKENVKEASGFLKEKADEASARPELQKDPAVGR is encoded by the coding sequence GTGAATCGTTTGACAGCTTTATGGAAAAAACTACGACTGCGCCAAATTTTAACTGTCTGCGTGGCCAGTCTATTTTTGATAGTTAGTACTGCTTGTACTGGAGCAAATGCACAAGGTGCAAATCCTCAAAATCCAGCTGTACAAGCTGGCGGTGCAAACAATCCATATAAAAACGGTGGAGATAAATATACCAATTATAGAATGTCCACCGATCCTAAAGTTACTAACTCTAGCAGCCGGAATGAACGTGACCAAGCTAGCTTAGAACCAATTTCAGGACTGTTAATTGCCACTAATCAAGAATCCAAAATACTTTACCCTGGTGCAGAAACACCAACAGGTAGAGTGTTAAAAGAAGGTGAATTACCCCTGATTACCGAAAAGAATTTTCAACAACCTGAAGCAGGTGGTTTAATTCAGCGCGAACCAAATGTAGGCACTCGCATTAAAGACCGTATTGATACTGTCAAAGAAAATGTGAAAGAAGCTTCTGGCTTTTTAAAAGAGAAAGCAGATGAAGCAAGTGCGAGACCTGAATTACAAAAAGATCCAGCAGTAGGCAGATAA
- the cls gene encoding cardiolipin synthase, producing the protein MLIDTGAITFFSAATVVVHALGIAHAAHAVMNVRSSQGAIAWGISLVTFPWLAIPLYWILGRTKFHGYGEALRLVYAQHHKLARQTYNDIAKFKVPLSDKIATLQPLAETFTGIPFTSGNAAELLIDGKRTYEAMLSAIAFATNYILLQSYIVNDDQAGHKFKEALIAKAQQGVNIYFLYDEIGSNKLSRSYLQSLRKSGIQVSAFHTTKGKGNRFQLNFRNHRKILVVDGEIAFVGGLNIGDEYLGKNPRLSPWRDTHMKLQGPTVQSLQASFLQDWYWATRQLLDVSWQIKPNRELNQSAFVLPTGPADRLKACNLFFVNAINEAQTRLWIATPYFVPDDATLTALKLAAMRGVDVRILLPNRPDHLFVYLCSFSYYSEMEAFGIKLYRYKHGFMHQKIILIDDDMAGVGTVNLDNRSFFLNFEVMGFVAAPQFVASVEKMLKDDLAVSVAVDFSEYKRKPLWFKLAVRISRLLMPLL; encoded by the coding sequence ATGCTTATAGATACTGGTGCTATAACTTTTTTTAGTGCAGCTACAGTTGTGGTTCATGCTTTAGGAATCGCCCATGCAGCTCATGCCGTGATGAATGTTCGTTCTTCTCAAGGTGCGATCGCTTGGGGAATTTCTTTAGTTACCTTTCCTTGGCTAGCTATTCCCTTGTATTGGATTTTAGGTAGAACTAAATTTCATGGATATGGAGAAGCCTTGCGCTTAGTTTATGCACAGCACCATAAGCTAGCTCGTCAAACATACAATGATATTGCCAAATTTAAAGTCCCGCTATCAGACAAAATAGCGACTTTGCAGCCATTAGCCGAGACATTTACAGGGATTCCTTTTACATCAGGTAACGCAGCCGAATTGCTGATTGATGGTAAGAGAACTTATGAAGCTATGTTGAGTGCGATCGCCTTCGCCACCAATTATATTTTGCTGCAATCTTACATCGTTAATGATGACCAAGCCGGTCATAAGTTTAAAGAAGCATTAATTGCGAAAGCCCAGCAAGGAGTTAATATTTACTTTCTCTACGATGAAATAGGTTCTAACAAATTATCTCGTTCTTATCTTCAATCTCTCCGCAAATCTGGTATTCAAGTTAGTGCTTTTCACACCACCAAAGGTAAAGGTAATCGCTTCCAACTCAACTTTCGTAACCACCGTAAAATTTTAGTAGTAGATGGAGAAATAGCTTTTGTTGGTGGTTTAAATATTGGCGACGAATATTTAGGAAAAAATCCCCGCCTTAGCCCTTGGCGAGATACTCACATGAAACTTCAAGGGCCAACTGTCCAAAGCTTACAAGCATCTTTTCTGCAAGATTGGTATTGGGCGACTCGCCAATTACTTGATGTCAGTTGGCAGATTAAACCGAATCGCGAACTCAATCAAAGTGCATTTGTACTTCCCACAGGCCCCGCAGATCGTTTAAAAGCCTGTAATCTTTTCTTTGTCAATGCCATCAATGAAGCTCAAACTCGCCTATGGATTGCGACTCCTTATTTTGTCCCAGATGACGCTACTTTAACAGCATTGAAACTCGCTGCTATGCGCGGTGTAGATGTGCGAATCCTCTTACCAAATCGCCCCGATCATTTATTCGTTTATCTCTGTTCTTTTTCCTACTATAGCGAAATGGAAGCATTTGGAATCAAACTTTATCGCTACAAACATGGATTCATGCATCAAAAAATTATCCTTATTGATGATGATATGGCAGGGGTAGGAACGGTGAACTTAGATAATCGTTCATTCTTCCTCAACTTTGAAGTTATGGGTTTTGTGGCTGCACCCCAATTTGTAGCCAGTGTAGAGAAAATGTTAAAGGATGATTTAGCAGTTTCTGTTGCTGTTGATTTCTCAGAATATAAAAGAAAGCCTCTGTGGTTTAAGTTAGCTGTGCGAATATCTCGGTTACTGATGCCGTTGCTATGA
- a CDS encoding lysylphosphatidylglycerol synthase transmembrane domain-containing protein, whose protein sequence is MWKKILRWIILGGTLVFLGKALKDHWQEVTNIQIDTDGWAILAIATGVTLLAHTWAGWIWTWVLKDLNQPVVSIQLIQVYLKTNIAKYLPGNIWHHYGRIVAAKNATGSTGAATLSVVLEPLLMAAAALIIVLVFGTQLTAANTNILFLILQFLCLAVVLCALHPWFLNPVIHFVHKLKEKKLDRQGSDSSSNLRIERYPVRPLLGELAFLGLRGAGFILTLFALGPLNAGQIPLLLGAFSFAWLLGFVVPGAPGGLGVFEATAIALLQNHFPAAVVISAIALYRLISIVAETAGAALAWLDEYLAQ, encoded by the coding sequence ATGTGGAAAAAAATTTTACGTTGGATAATTTTAGGCGGAACGCTGGTTTTTTTAGGCAAAGCCTTAAAAGATCATTGGCAAGAAGTAACAAACATCCAGATTGATACAGATGGATGGGCAATTTTAGCGATCGCAACTGGTGTGACTTTACTTGCACATACCTGGGCTGGCTGGATATGGACTTGGGTTCTCAAAGATTTAAATCAACCTGTAGTATCCATTCAATTAATTCAGGTATATCTCAAAACAAACATTGCTAAGTATTTACCAGGCAATATTTGGCATCACTACGGCAGAATTGTAGCGGCAAAAAATGCTACAGGTTCTACTGGGGCTGCGACTTTAAGTGTCGTACTAGAACCACTCCTGATGGCTGCGGCTGCTTTAATTATCGTACTTGTATTTGGTACGCAATTGACTGCTGCCAATACCAATATTTTGTTTTTAATATTGCAATTTCTGTGTTTGGCTGTGGTGCTTTGTGCGCTTCATCCCTGGTTTTTGAACCCAGTCATTCACTTTGTACATAAATTGAAAGAGAAAAAGCTGGATCGACAGGGTAGCGACTCCAGTAGCAATCTGCGTATTGAACGCTATCCTGTACGCCCTTTATTAGGAGAATTAGCCTTTTTAGGGTTGCGTGGGGCTGGGTTTATCTTAACTCTATTTGCCTTGGGGCCTTTGAATGCGGGTCAAATTCCTTTATTGCTAGGGGCGTTTAGTTTCGCCTGGCTACTGGGGTTTGTTGTTCCTGGCGCGCCTGGGGGATTGGGTGTATTTGAAGCCACTGCGATCGCACTTTTGCAAAATCATTTTCCTGCGGCTGTGGTGATTAGTGCGATCGCTCTCTATCGTTTAATTAGTATTGTCGCTGAAACTGCTGGTGCGGCTCTAGCTTGGCTTGATGAATACCTAGCTCAATAG
- a CDS encoding HetZ-related protein, whose protein sequence is MKANLANLPTSTSAFDFQAATDEVIASNINTLMQLLVEEIQAQVKAAPGCVQAVAKRIAKEVERICDKSARIQTSGEIQAWQLTLARHRLQKCLRYYQLGSRRGRVELHSSLGAMVYRHVTISGSDMGFQGRYNLIEDFLQAFYIEAIKAFRRENELAEDYTPRTQLQLAEYMAFTEQYAKRRINLPGSASQQLIILRAQGFARRQPQETTVDIEMAVESAKSEEGEAYQRNSAVQQLRSQMIAQTNFDPSEESERDRVITELINYLESQGQSDCVDYLTLKLQDLSAPEIDQILGLTSRQRDYLQQRFKYHVEKFAKQHHWQLVHQWLGAGLEHRLGLSAQQWQTFLGLLTEQQQQILQLKTARHSDQAIAKTLKCTPKQLQKRWTQLLDLAWAIRNGNLEVQTG, encoded by the coding sequence ATGAAAGCTAACCTTGCTAATCTACCAACTTCTACATCCGCTTTTGACTTCCAAGCTGCAACTGACGAAGTAATAGCCAGTAATATTAATACTTTGATGCAACTGCTAGTTGAAGAAATTCAAGCCCAAGTAAAAGCTGCACCTGGGTGTGTGCAAGCGGTAGCAAAACGCATAGCAAAGGAAGTGGAACGCATTTGTGATAAAAGCGCCCGCATCCAAACCTCGGGAGAAATCCAAGCTTGGCAGCTAACTTTAGCGAGACATCGTTTGCAAAAATGTCTGCGTTACTACCAACTGGGATCGCGCAGAGGTCGGGTAGAATTACATAGCAGTCTCGGTGCTATGGTTTACCGTCACGTGACTATTTCCGGCTCAGATATGGGATTTCAGGGTCGTTACAACCTGATTGAAGATTTTCTGCAAGCCTTTTATATCGAAGCTATCAAAGCTTTCCGTCGGGAAAATGAACTAGCTGAAGATTACACCCCACGCACTCAGTTACAATTAGCGGAATACATGGCATTTACAGAACAGTATGCCAAGCGCCGCATCAATTTACCTGGTAGCGCTAGTCAGCAGTTAATTATCTTACGCGCCCAAGGTTTTGCGCGTCGCCAGCCCCAAGAAACTACCGTAGATATTGAAATGGCGGTAGAGTCTGCTAAGAGTGAAGAAGGCGAAGCCTACCAGCGTAACTCGGCGGTACAACAGCTGAGATCCCAGATGATCGCCCAAACCAACTTCGATCCCTCAGAAGAATCAGAACGCGATCGCGTTATTACTGAGTTAATTAATTATCTTGAATCTCAAGGTCAATCTGACTGTGTAGATTACCTCACCTTGAAATTACAAGACCTATCTGCACCGGAAATTGACCAAATTCTTGGTCTCACCAGCCGTCAGCGCGATTATCTACAACAACGCTTTAAATATCATGTAGAAAAATTCGCCAAGCAACATCATTGGCAATTGGTACATCAATGGTTAGGTGCTGGTTTAGAGCATAGATTGGGCTTATCTGCTCAACAGTGGCAAACCTTTTTAGGTCTACTGACTGAACAGCAACAGCAAATTTTGCAGTTAAAAACAGCCAGACATAGCGACCAAGCGATCGCTAAAACACTTAAATGTACCCCCAAACAACTGCAAAAGCGTTGGACTCAACTGTTAGACCTAGCATGGGCTATCCGTAACGGCAATCTGGAAGTTCAAACAGGCTGA
- a CDS encoding transposase yields MLSEPKHGGCSRLAEILGNVSHDSVNRFLLRERYAPYDLFSTVKTIINLTGGILSVDDTVIEKLYSNPKYAELIGYFWSGKYHKSIKGINLITLYYSDIHGSSVPINYRIYDKKEGKTKNDYFQEMLIEVIDWGVKPRLVTGDSWYSGVENLKFLRNQKLGFLFGVEKNRTVSNEPGKYCQVSGLEIPDEGLVTHLREFGFIKLFRKVFKKEDSRHYILYLPDAEALQQITRSEFVTIHDTHWGIESFHRAIKQVCGICRFMVSQCVGRVSRLEATGEPVRVRDSHAIKTHIFCSLQAFVRLELMRSENIISNWYELQRNLFTLVVRDYIVDNLTNTCAA; encoded by the coding sequence TTGTTATCGGAACCGAAGCATGGAGGATGCAGTAGGTTAGCAGAAATATTGGGGAATGTTTCACATGATAGTGTGAACCGTTTTTTGTTGAGGGAGAGATACGCTCCCTATGATTTGTTCAGTACGGTAAAGACTATTATTAACTTGACAGGAGGGATTTTAAGTGTAGACGACACAGTCATAGAAAAACTGTACAGTAATCCAAAATATGCAGAATTAATCGGTTATTTTTGGTCAGGTAAATATCATAAAAGTATCAAAGGGATAAATTTAATTACGCTGTATTACAGCGACATACATGGAAGCTCAGTACCAATAAATTACAGAATATACGATAAAAAGGAGGGGAAAACGAAGAACGATTATTTCCAAGAGATGCTAATTGAAGTAATTGATTGGGGTGTAAAACCAAGGCTAGTAACAGGAGATAGTTGGTACTCAGGAGTAGAAAACTTAAAATTTTTAAGAAACCAGAAATTGGGTTTTCTATTTGGGGTTGAGAAAAATAGAACTGTCTCTAATGAACCAGGAAAGTATTGCCAAGTAAGTGGTTTAGAGATTCCTGATGAAGGGTTGGTAACTCATCTGAGAGAATTTGGATTTATCAAATTGTTTAGGAAAGTCTTCAAAAAAGAAGACTCTAGACATTATATATTGTATCTACCAGATGCTGAAGCTCTTCAGCAAATAACTCGCAGTGAATTTGTGACAATTCATGATACTCATTGGGGAATAGAAAGTTTTCACAGAGCAATAAAACAAGTATGTGGAATTTGTCGATTTATGGTGAGCCAGTGCGTTGGGCGGGTCTCCCGACTTGAAGCAACTGGCGAACCCGTAAGGGTTAGAGATAGCCATGCAATTAAAACACACATATTTTGCTCACTTCAAGCATTTGTTCGTTTAGAGCTAATGCGGTCTGAAAACATCATTTCTAATTGGTATGAATTACAAAGAAACTTGTTTACTTTAGTTGTGCGTGATTATATTGTGGACAATCTCACCAATACTTGTGCTGCCTAG
- the speB gene encoding agmatinase SpeB: MNNPLLDYNPSGVGEINGNLLGLPFDYESANLIVFAVPWEVTVSYGAGTANGPQQILDASIQLDLFDFDNSDGWKQGIFMMEIPQDILEKNEYYRGLAAKIIERLAQGKALTDAPDLTPVLTEINQASQQVNQWLFENCQKAINDGKRVAVIGGDHSSPLGYFQALAAKYPDYGILHLDAHADLRDAYEGFEFSHASIMFNAMKIPQISKLVQVGLRDICHDEVQIIDESGDRIIAYYDPAIKQKLYSGTTWINLCQEIVSHLPECVHVSFDVDGLDPKLCPSTGTPVPGGLELEQAFCLFRELVKSGRKIIGFDVCEVGDAEWDGNVGARIVYKLANFMDLSWR; this comes from the coding sequence ATGAATAATCCCCTTTTAGACTACAATCCCAGTGGCGTAGGTGAAATTAATGGTAACCTCTTAGGTTTACCCTTCGATTACGAATCGGCAAACCTGATTGTGTTTGCTGTACCTTGGGAAGTTACAGTTTCTTATGGCGCAGGAACCGCCAACGGCCCGCAGCAGATTTTGGATGCATCCATTCAATTAGATTTATTTGATTTTGATAACTCTGATGGTTGGAAACAAGGAATTTTCATGATGGAAATTCCCCAGGATATTTTAGAAAAAAATGAATATTATCGAGGTTTAGCTGCAAAAATTATCGAACGCCTCGCCCAAGGGAAAGCACTGACAGATGCGCCAGATTTAACACCTGTGCTTACGGAAATTAATCAGGCTTCGCAACAAGTAAATCAATGGTTGTTTGAGAATTGCCAAAAAGCAATTAATGATGGTAAGCGAGTCGCGGTGATTGGGGGCGATCACAGTTCGCCTTTAGGATATTTTCAAGCTTTAGCAGCTAAGTACCCTGATTATGGCATTTTACACTTAGATGCCCACGCAGATTTACGGGATGCATACGAGGGCTTTGAGTTTTCTCATGCGTCGATTATGTTTAACGCCATGAAAATACCGCAGATTAGCAAGTTAGTCCAGGTGGGTTTGCGGGATATTTGCCACGATGAAGTGCAAATAATTGACGAATCGGGCGATCGCATCATCGCTTATTACGACCCAGCTATCAAACAAAAACTCTATTCGGGAACAACTTGGATTAATTTGTGTCAAGAAATTGTCAGCCATTTACCGGAATGCGTTCACGTCAGCTTTGATGTTGATGGTTTAGATCCTAAACTCTGCCCAAGTACAGGGACTCCGGTTCCTGGTGGCTTGGAGTTAGAACAAGCGTTTTGCCTGTTCCGCGAATTAGTAAAGAGTGGCAGAAAAATTATTGGCTTTGATGTCTGCGAAGTCGGTGATGCTGAGTGGGATGGTAATGTCGGGGCGCGAATCGTTTACAAACTAGCGAATTTCATGGATTTATCGTGGCGATAA
- a CDS encoding glycosyltransferase family 4 protein → MKIAQIAPLWEQVPPVTYGGTELVVSRLTDELVRRGHEVTLFASGDSQTLARLEAGSPRALRLDTSIKEPIMYELMHVGEVFQRADEFDIIHSHVGVWSLPLASVVSTPTVHTLHGIFTNDNTKVFRQYKTQPFISISDAQRLLNLNYAATVYNGISVEKFPFFAEPQDPPYLAFLGRFSPEKGPQHAIAIAKKTGWRLKMAGKVDVVDKKFFEEEVAPHIDGKQIEFLGEVNHGQKAELLGNAAITLFPITWCEPFGLVMAESMATGTPVIAMNMGSVSEVIANGVTGYVCQSYDEMADMIPKALKLSRQKCREHVETKFSVTQMVDGYEAVYEKIVGDRNFRHWFNAAIRNSLESLTSLKR, encoded by the coding sequence ATGAAAATCGCACAAATCGCACCCCTGTGGGAACAAGTTCCGCCTGTAACCTACGGTGGAACAGAGCTTGTAGTGAGCCGTTTGACCGATGAACTGGTACGCAGAGGTCATGAAGTGACACTATTTGCATCCGGTGATTCTCAAACTCTAGCTCGTTTAGAAGCTGGAAGTCCGCGTGCTTTGCGTTTGGATACTAGCATTAAAGAACCCATCATGTATGAACTCATGCATGTTGGGGAAGTGTTCCAACGCGCTGATGAGTTCGATATTATTCACTCCCATGTTGGCGTTTGGTCGTTACCTTTAGCGAGTGTTGTCTCCACCCCAACAGTGCATACCTTGCATGGTATTTTTACCAACGACAATACTAAAGTATTTCGACAATACAAAACGCAACCATTCATCAGCATTAGTGATGCTCAACGGTTGTTAAATCTTAATTATGCTGCCACTGTTTATAACGGTATCAGCGTCGAAAAATTCCCATTTTTTGCTGAACCCCAAGATCCACCATATTTAGCCTTCCTGGGACGCTTCTCACCGGAGAAAGGGCCACAACATGCGATCGCCATTGCCAAAAAGACAGGTTGGCGCTTGAAAATGGCTGGTAAGGTCGATGTAGTCGATAAAAAGTTTTTTGAAGAAGAAGTTGCTCCCCATATAGATGGTAAGCAAATAGAATTTTTAGGCGAAGTTAATCACGGACAAAAAGCTGAACTGTTGGGTAATGCAGCAATTACTCTGTTCCCTATCACCTGGTGCGAACCCTTTGGGTTGGTGATGGCTGAATCTATGGCGACTGGTACACCAGTGATCGCCATGAATATGGGTTCTGTGTCAGAAGTAATTGCTAATGGCGTGACTGGTTATGTTTGCCAAAGTTACGACGAAATGGCAGATATGATTCCTAAAGCGTTGAAACTCAGTCGCCAAAAATGCCGCGAACATGTCGAGACTAAATTTAGCGTCACCCAAATGGTTGATGGCTATGAAGCAGTCTACGAAAAAATCGTTGGCGATCGCAACTTCAGACATTGGTTCAATGCTGCGATCAGAAACTCTTTAGAATCTCTCACATCTTTAAAACGCTAG
- a CDS encoding endonuclease/exonuclease/phosphatase family protein: protein MSSIKQHVGTFAKKFVPSHRFLRTQESTIDSIHVIQTALDVQSIKVLNWNIAKKNYDKTWLQDFFNILEEYQPDLIFLQEFRLDVDAEKVAELINMSWNFAPNFIDAHHQTYAGIFTAAKISPLKKRAIITKHYEPIIKTPKVSLMTEYPLSHHQDSLLTINSHLINFVNISKFKTQLHELETALSTHQGPIIFAGDFNTWSRKRALLLYKVATSLGLMPVAFAPHQSKKIKRFLLSPPLDYIFYRGLNEQQASAKVLENINSSDHKPLLAEFSYINN, encoded by the coding sequence ATGTCTAGTATTAAACAGCACGTAGGCACTTTCGCCAAAAAATTTGTTCCTTCTCATAGATTTCTGCGAACACAAGAATCTACGATTGACAGCATCCACGTTATTCAAACAGCGCTAGATGTGCAATCGATTAAAGTCCTGAACTGGAATATTGCCAAGAAAAATTATGACAAAACTTGGTTACAGGATTTTTTCAATATTCTTGAGGAATATCAACCAGACCTAATTTTCTTACAAGAATTCCGCCTAGATGTAGATGCAGAGAAAGTCGCAGAATTGATAAATATGAGTTGGAATTTTGCGCCTAACTTTATTGATGCTCATCATCAAACTTATGCGGGAATTTTCACGGCAGCTAAAATTAGTCCCTTAAAAAAGAGAGCTATCATCACAAAACATTATGAACCAATTATTAAGACTCCTAAAGTTTCTCTAATGACTGAATATCCTCTATCTCATCACCAAGATAGCCTTTTAACTATCAATAGCCATTTAATAAATTTTGTAAATATTAGTAAGTTTAAAACTCAACTACATGAATTAGAAACTGCCCTATCTACCCATCAAGGGCCAATAATCTTTGCCGGAGATTTTAACACTTGGAGTCGAAAACGAGCATTACTTTTATATAAAGTAGCTACTAGCTTGGGATTAATGCCAGTAGCTTTTGCGCCTCACCAAAGTAAAAAAATTAAACGCTTCTTGTTATCACCACCTTTAGACTATATATTTTACCGAGGACTCAATGAACAACAAGCCAGCGCCAAAGTACTAGAAAATATTAATTCATCAGATCACAAGCCATTATTGGCAGAATTTAGTTATATCAATAATTAA
- the larC gene encoding nickel pincer cofactor biosynthesis protein LarC, translated as MTTLVYLQCPSGISGDMCLGALVSLGVPLEYLSEKLNKLGIAKEYELTAQLVQHHDHGQQATKVNVDLVHNHAHHDHEHSHHHGRNLPEIERMILQAELPQRAEAWSLAVFRQLAVAEGAVHGIAPEKVHFHEVGAVDAIVDIVGTCLGLDWLGVGSDRAGWPLLYCSAFPTGGGTVRAAHGQMAVPVPAVLKLWEMRGCPVYSNGIERELVTPTGAAIATTLAREFGSPPPITIKQVGLGAGSINLPIPNILRMWLGESSSLQGDISSYDDTSPTLESISVLETQIDDLNPQAIGYVFEALFAAGAVDVFTQSIGMKKSRPGILLTVICHPENLLNCEAILFRETTTLGVRRTTQQRAILQREIQQVETEYGTVRVKVAWQSKGVLANVQPEYEDCAELARKHHIPWREIQRLALQSWYLKTTS; from the coding sequence ATGACCACACTTGTTTATCTTCAATGTCCATCGGGAATTTCCGGTGATATGTGTTTGGGGGCCTTGGTAAGTCTGGGTGTTCCCTTGGAGTATTTAAGTGAAAAACTCAACAAATTGGGAATTGCCAAGGAGTACGAATTAACAGCTCAATTAGTTCAGCATCATGATCATGGTCAGCAAGCAACTAAAGTCAATGTGGATTTAGTACATAATCACGCACACCATGATCACGAACATAGTCATCATCATGGACGAAATCTGCCAGAAATAGAACGCATGATTTTGCAAGCCGAATTGCCACAAAGAGCAGAAGCTTGGAGTTTAGCTGTATTTCGCCAACTAGCAGTTGCAGAAGGGGCTGTACACGGCATCGCCCCAGAGAAAGTTCATTTTCATGAGGTGGGTGCCGTGGATGCAATTGTGGACATTGTTGGCACTTGCTTGGGGTTAGATTGGTTAGGCGTTGGGAGCGATCGCGCAGGATGGCCTTTACTTTACTGTTCAGCGTTTCCCACAGGCGGAGGCACAGTGCGTGCAGCGCATGGACAAATGGCAGTACCAGTACCCGCTGTCTTGAAATTGTGGGAAATGCGGGGTTGTCCAGTTTATAGCAACGGAATTGAGCGAGAATTAGTAACACCTACGGGAGCTGCGATCGCCACTACTTTGGCAAGAGAATTCGGTTCACCACCACCAATCACCATCAAGCAGGTAGGATTGGGAGCAGGTTCGATAAATTTGCCCATCCCCAATATACTACGCATGTGGCTGGGTGAAAGCAGCAGTTTACAGGGAGATATCAGCAGTTATGACGATACTAGCCCTACTCTCGAAAGCATTTCGGTACTAGAAACTCAAATTGATGACTTAAATCCCCAAGCAATTGGCTATGTATTTGAAGCATTATTTGCCGCAGGTGCAGTGGATGTCTTCACTCAATCTATAGGGATGAAAAAATCTCGTCCCGGAATATTGCTCACTGTCATTTGTCATCCAGAAAATTTACTCAACTGTGAAGCAATTTTATTTCGGGAAACTACTACTTTAGGAGTTCGCCGCACAACTCAGCAACGGGCAATTTTACAAAGAGAAATTCAACAAGTAGAAACTGAATATGGCACAGTTCGCGTTAAGGTAGCTTGGCAATCTAAAGGTGTTCTAGCTAATGTCCAGCCAGAATACGAAGATTGTGCAGAATTAGCACGCAAACATCATATTCCTTGGCGCGAAATTCAACGGCTAGCGCTGCAAAGTTGGTATTTAAAAACAACCAGCTAA